Proteins encoded together in one Amblyomma americanum isolate KBUSLIRL-KWMA chromosome 1, ASM5285725v1, whole genome shotgun sequence window:
- the LOC144115440 gene encoding uncharacterized protein LOC144115440 — translation MARKLYILAALVAVAALAYAEEKPAAEEKKDDVEGRIGFGGGFGQASGGNRYGFNRGQSGFNQGSGGFDSAKRFNNAQGFRNRDGYRTNQGYDQTSFNRYGSGGAGFNTGFNRGAGGAFNQYGQQGGGYLG, via the exons ATGGCACGCAAGCTG TACATTCTCGCCGCCCTTGTGGCCGTGGCTGCCCTGGCCTACGCTGAGGAGAAGCCGGCCGCCGAAGAAAAGAAGGACGACGTCGAGGGCCGCATTGGTTTCGGAGGCGGCTTCGGCCAAGCATCCGGCGGCAACCGCTATGGCTTCAACCGTGGTCAATCCGGCTTCAACCAGGGCAGCGGTGGCTTCGACAGCGCCAAACGTTTCAACAACGCGCAAGGCTTCAGGAACCGCGACGGCTACCGCACCAACCAGGGCTACGACCAGACCTCTTTCAACCGCTACGGATCTGGAGGCGCAGGCTTCAACACCGGCTTCAACCGTGGTGCTGGCGGCGCTTTCAACCAGTACGGACAGCAGGGTGGCGGATACCTCGGCTGA
- the LOC144099170 gene encoding uncharacterized protein LOC144099170 gives MKTAIILLAALATTVLAKDSDASGKKNETAVEGRGLLLGSHNLLGACPPCPCGYGASAAGVAGGLGQGVGSLGLGSGAGLAHGAATDVHGAGINAAVGAASSGHGLSGVGLAHGSSGIVTPGAGIGSGVVGPVAGTGPVLAPNGGVGVVATPAVAGPGIAGGLGAGHGSAASGHSGFQTGSGFANQAGGQNAGQGSFAYNVGGSDSSSYGHSSSYGDSKSFGVSASEGFNHAQSQGSHGSEFKKQAAGSAASSHSSGTKTKVVV, from the exons ATGAAGACCGCT ATCATTCTACTTGCTGCCTTGGCTACAACGGTGCTGGCAAAAGACAGCGATGCGTCTGGAAAGAAGAACGAAACAGCGGTGGAAGGCCGCGGCCTTCTCCTTGGCAGTCACAATTTACTCGGAGCTTGTCCTCCATGCCCATGCGGCTACGGCGCCAGTGCAGCTGGTGTGGCGGGAGGCCTTGGTCAGggtgtcgggagcctcggcctcgGTTCAGGAGCAGGCCTAGCGCACGGAGCAGCGACTGATGTCCATGGCGCCGGAATTAATGCGGCAGTTGGCGCTGCATCATCTGGCCATGGACTTTCAGGAGTTGGTCTTGCACATGGTTCCAGCGGCATCGTCACTCCTGGCGCAGGCATCGGTTCAGGTGTCGTCGGCCCTGTGGCAGGCACAGGACCTGTTCTTGCTCCCAATGGAGGTGTCGGCGTCGTAGCCACACCTGCGGTGGCTGGTCCGGGCATAGCAGGGGGCCTTGGTGCCGGCCATGGCTCGGCAGCTTCTGGCCACTCCGGCTTCCAGACTGGCTCCGGATTCGCCAACCAGGCAGGTGGACAGAACGCTGGCCAGGGGAGCTTCGCCTACAACGTGGGCGGCTCGGACAGCAGCTCGTACGGCCACAGTAGCTCGTACGGGGATTCCAAGAGCTTCGGCGTCAGCGCCAGCGAGGGCTTCAACCACGCCCAGAGCCAAGGGAGCCACGGAAGCGAGTTCAAGAAGCAGGCTGCTGGTTCTGCAGCGTCGAGCCATAGCTCTGGGACAAAGACGAAAGTGGTCGTTTGA